One window of Marmota flaviventris isolate mMarFla1 chromosome 5, mMarFla1.hap1, whole genome shotgun sequence genomic DNA carries:
- the LOC139705655 gene encoding olfactory receptor 2T29-like, with protein MDITTWMTNHTGWAYFILVGLFRQSQHPALLCMVIFLVFLMALSGNAVLIILIHSSAKLHTPMYFFISQLSLMDMMSISITVPKMLLDQVLGLSTISVPECGIQMFLYLTLVGSEFFLLAAMAYDRYMAICHPLRYPVLINHRVCLLLASGCWFLGSVDGFMLTPVTLTYPFCRSREIQHFFCEVPAVMKLSCSDTSLYETLMYLCCVLMLLIPVTVISGSYSCILLTIHRMNSAEGRRKALATCSSHMMVVTLFYGAAVYTYMLPSSYHTPQKDMVMSVFYTILTPVLNPLIYSFRNKDVTGALRKMLSVGPVFQETVK; from the coding sequence ATGGACATCACCACCTGGATGACCAACCACACGGGGTGGGCATATTTCATCCTGGTGGGACTCTTCAGGCAATCTCAACACCCAGCTCTGCTTTGTATGGTCATTTTTCTGGTTTTCCTGATGGCCTTGTCTGGAAATGCTGTCCTGATCATCCTGATACACTCCAGTGCCAaactccacacccccatgtacttcttcatcAGCCAGCTGTCCCTCATGGACATGATGTCCATCTCCATCACTGTGCCCAAGATGCTCCTGGACCAGGTGCTGGGTTTGAGTACCATTTCTGTCCCTGAATGTGGGATACAGATGTTCCTCTACTTGACACTAGTAGGTTCTGAGTTTTTCCTTCTGGcagccatggcctatgaccgctacaTGGCCATCTGCCATCCACTTCGCTATCCAGTCCTCATTAACCATAGAGTGTGTCTCCTCCTGGCAtctggctgctggttcctgggaTCAGTGGATGGCTTCATGCTGACTCCTGTCACCTTGACCTACCCATTCTGCAGATCCCGGGAGATCCagcacttcttctgtgaagtccctGCTGTGATGAAGCTCTCCTGCTCAGACACCTCGCTCTATGAGACACTCATGTACCTGTGCTGTGTCCTCATGCTTCTCATCCCTGTGACAGTCATTTCAGGCTCCTATTCCTGCATCCTCCTCACCATCCACAGGATGAACtcagcagagggcaggaggaaggccctggccacctgctcctcacacaTGATGGTGGTCACACTCTTCTATGGTGCTGCTGTCTACACCTACATGCTCCCCAGCTCCTACCACACTCCTCAGAAGGACATGGTGATGTCTGTGTTTTACACCATTCTTACCCCTGTGCTGAACCCCTTAATCTACAGTTTCAGGAACAAGGATGTCACAGGGGCTCTGAGGAAAATGTTGAGTGTGGGACCTGTCTTTCAGGAAACAGTAAAGTAG